A genomic window from Parvularcula sp. LCG005 includes:
- a CDS encoding cold-shock protein yields the protein MAKGTVKWFNGEKGYGFIQPDEGGSDIFVHISAVQQAGLQGLKDGQRITYDLVTDRRGRSSAGELQLED from the coding sequence ATGGCCAAAGGCACTGTTAAATGGTTCAACGGCGAAAAAGGCTACGGCTTTATTCAGCCTGATGAAGGTGGTTCGGATATTTTCGTCCACATCTCTGCTGTCCAGCAAGCTGGACTTCAAGGTCTGAAAGACGGCCAGCGCATCACGTACGATCTGGTGACAGACCGTCGTGGCCGCAGTTCAGCTGGCGAGCTTCAGCTCGAAGACTGA
- the smpB gene encoding SsrA-binding protein SmpB has protein sequence MAAQKKKKEAPARQQIAANKRARFEYKLDDVIEAGIVLTGTEVKALREGKANIAESYCSPENGPNGAEFWLINANIPEYSGGNRENHEPKRPRKLLLSRRQIANLTGAVERKGFTVVPLKMVFNDRGLVKLDIALAEGKQLHDKRQTSKDRDWGRQKQRLLRDRG, from the coding sequence ATGGCTGCGCAGAAGAAAAAGAAGGAAGCTCCGGCCCGCCAACAGATCGCGGCGAACAAACGTGCGCGCTTTGAGTACAAGCTCGATGATGTCATCGAGGCCGGGATTGTCTTGACGGGAACGGAAGTGAAGGCGCTTCGCGAGGGCAAGGCAAATATTGCCGAGAGTTACTGCTCCCCTGAAAACGGGCCAAACGGTGCCGAATTCTGGCTGATCAACGCCAACATACCCGAATATTCTGGCGGCAATCGCGAGAACCATGAGCCCAAGCGACCGCGAAAGCTGCTGCTCAGCCGCCGGCAGATTGCGAACCTGACCGGCGCGGTGGAGCGCAAGGGCTTCACTGTCGTGCCGTTAAAAATGGTGTTTAACGATCGCGGACTGGTCAAACTCGATATTGCGCTCGCTGAGGGCAAGCAGCTTCATGATAAGCGCCAGACATCGAAAGATCGCGACTGGGGGCGGCAGAAGCAGCGCCTCCTGCGCGACCGCGGCTGA